In Trichlorobacter lovleyi, the DNA window ATGCCGTCCTCAAAAAACAGTGCCATGCATGCGGTTTGGAAGCAGACCGCTACGAATCTCGAAAAAGTTATATCACCTCAGAACTACACAAACTGGATTCAACCGATTCAATTCAGCCATGCTGACAATCAATCACTGTACCTGCTTGTACCCAACCAGTTTTTTAAGGAGTGGCTCGAGGATAACTACGTTGACCTGATCAACAGTGCCCTGTCGGTGACTGCGGATAAGAATATGCTGGTGACGTTCCTGATTCAGGAAAAAGAGGCAGATAACCTGCCGCTGGAAGTTATAGAAGCCCCACAGCAGAAGGAAAGCATATCCTTAAAGGAGCTGGATCAAGCCAAAGAGACAGCACCACTCAACCCGCTCAACCCACGCTATACCTTTGACCAGTTTGTGAGTGGTGCCGGAAACCAGTTTGCCCACGCGGCTGCCATGGCTGTTTCTCATAATCCGGCCATAACCTATAATCCGCTATTCATTTACGGGGGGGTCGGACTGGGCAAAAGCCACCTGCTTAATGCGGTCGGACATAAAATACTGTCAGATAACAACAGCACCAAAATTTGCTACTGTTCTGCTGAAAAGTTTATGCATGAAATGGTAAACTGTATAAAACTTAACAAGATGGATGAATTTCGTGAGCGCTTCCGTTCAATAGATGTACTTCTGATTGATGACATTCAATTCATAACCGGCAAGGAACGCACCCAGGTTGAGTTTTTTCATACCTTTAACGCACTGTACGAATCCCATAAGCAAATTGTCATAACCTCTGATAAATTTCCGAGAGAAATGCCAAATTTGGAGGACCGTCTGCGTTCAAGATTTGAGTGGGGTCTGATTGCAGATATCCAACCACCTGATCTGGAAACAAAAATAGCAATTCTCAAAAAGAAGGCTGATACAAACAGAATACAGCTTCCAGATGATGTGGCCTATTTTCTTGCATCGAGCGACACCAGAAACATCAGGGAACTTGAAGGAATGCTGATACGCTTGGGTGCCTACAGCAGTCTGCAGCATATCCCGATCACCTTAACCATGGCCCAAAACAACCTGAAGGATATACTGGTTAACAAGAGAAAAGAGATAACGGTTGAATTGATTCAAAAGACGGTGGCGGACCACTTTGGACTCAAGGTGGCGGACCTTAAATCAGAAAAGCGGCTCAAGGCGTTTGTACTAGCCCGTCAGGTTGCAGTCTGGCTTTGCAGGGATATGACAACTGCCTCCTACCCGGATATCGGTGCGAGGTTTGGTGGAAAAGATCATTCCACTGTCATCCATGCAACAAAAAAGATCGACAAATTACTGGTTGAAGATCCTAAATTATCTAAGATCATTAATGAATTAAAAGAATCAATTCAACAGTAAGACTTTGCATCAAGACCTGTGCATCCAATTGTTGATAACTGTGGGTAACTCTGACCCTGTTCATAACCGGTCCAAACCAAGGCTGTTAATCAACAGACATGAATGACATTTATCTTAATTAATTTAGTAAGATACAGGTTGTACACGGTTTCCACAGGACTAATAATAAATACATAGCTTTTAAATACTTTTTAACTGCTTATCTAATACCTGGAACAAAGGAGTCTGGCATGAATTTCAAAATTGACAGAGATACCTTTCTTAAAGCGCTGCAAAAAGTACAGGGCATTGTCGAAAAGCGGACATCGATGCCAATCCTGTCGAATATCCTGATCGAGGCACAGGGGGACAATCTTGAAATTGTCGCCACTGATCTTGAGGTAGGCCTGAAAGGCAACTATCCAGCCAAGGTGGAAAAAGACGGACGGATTACCGTTGGTGCAAAAAAACTGTATGAAATTGTCAAGGAACTCCCAAATCAGGAAATTACGTTTTCAACCAAGGAAAACGACTGGGTAGAAATCACCTGCGGCAAAGTCAGATTCAATATTGTTGGATTGCCCTCAGATGAGTTTCCGGCGGTAGCTACGGTTAAAGATGAACAATTGTTGGAGCTTGAAGCAGCCTTGTTAAGAAAGATGATTGAAAAAACATCCTATGCAATCTGTAACGATGAAACCAAATACAATCTCAACGGCATCTTCACCAGGGTCGAGCAGTCTGAAAAAGGTCAGTGCCTGAAGATGGTTGCCACTGATGGCCACCGGTTGTCTATTGCCTCCGCTGCCTTCAGCGGTACGGCAAATCCCGAACTGTTGAAGGGGGTTATACTTCCCAAAAAAGGTATCTTTGAGATTAAGAAGATTACCGACGAAGGTGACGGGCTCCTGCAATTCGGCTTTGTTGACAGCAGTGCCGTGATCAAAAAAGGAGACACAACGCTGGTCATGCGGCTGGTGGACGGAGAATTCCCTGATTACACCAGGGTCATACCGGCTGCAAACGAACAGATTGTAAAGGCACCGCGAGAAGAATTGATCCATGCCGTGCGACGGATGGCTATCCTGTCCAGTGAGAAATTCAAGGGAATCATGTTGGAGATTGAGGGGAATGCGGTCAAGATCTCATCGAGCAATCCGGAGCTCGGAGATGCCATGGAAGAGCTTGATGTAAGCTACGATGGAAACCCGTTCTCAGTTCGATTTAATGCCCGTTACCTGCTGGATGTATTGATGGTTTGTGAAAGCCAGCAGGTGTTGATGAAATTTAAAAACGAACTCTCGCCGTCAATTGTGACTCCTGATTCAGATGATGAACTTTTAGCGGTTATCATGCCAATGAGGCTCTAGATCAGACGTGTTTTTGAAGCAAGTATGGCTTGAACAGTACCGTAATATTCAAAAAGCCTGTATTCAGCCGGCACGACACCTGACCGTCCTGTATGGCAGAAATGGGCAGGGTAAAACCAATTTTCTGGAGTCTGTGTACCTGCTTGGGAATGCGCGACCTTTTCGAGCTGCCAAGGTTCCTGATCTGATCAACCATGGCAGCCGGTCAGCAGCAGTGCGTGGGTTGGTACTGGCAGCAGGCGTTGAAAGTACCATTGTACTCCATGTTGAAAACAGCACCCGCCGGGTAACGATTGATGATAAGGCGGTGCATCGGGCAGCTGATCTGCATGGAAAGCTGGCGGTTGTTGTCTTTTCACCCGATGATACAGCCATGGTCAAGTTGGGACCGGAAACCAGGCGGCGCTATCTTGATCGTTCACTCTATGCCAGTGATGCTGCTTTTCTGGCGGATTACCACAATTACTACCGCATCCTCAAGCAACGTAATGCGCTGCTTAAAACCAATCAGCAGGAGGGGCTTGATCTCTGGACTGAACAGCTGGCAACGGCCGGTATCAGGCTCATGCAGCATCGCCGGCGCTACACAGACCGGCTCAATCAGCTGTTGCAACAGAAGTATCAGCAGATAGCAGGAGAACGGGAAAAGGTGGCTGTTGCCTACCAGCCTGACGTGACCTGGGCAGCTGAGGACAACGGGGCAGAAGTCCTGTTGAATCTACTTACAAGCCAGTATGAGCAGGATCTGCGTTATAAGAGCACCGGTCGGGGTCCCCACCGTGATGACCTGCTGTTTTCGATTGGAGGCCGTCCCCTGAAAGGCTTTGGCTCACAGGGACAGCAGCGCAGCTTTGTGCTGGCCCTGAAAATGGCAGAACTTGACCATCTTCAGGAAACCTTTGGCGAGATGCCATTGTTGCTACTCGATGATATCGCTTCTGAACTGGACCGGGAGCGGATGACGAACCTGCTGGGCTATGTACGGCAGCGGGAGGTCCAGGTGCTGATAACAACAACCGACGTAACTCCCTTTCTTCCGGTGCTGCAGCAGGACAGCAAGCTATTCCGGGTTGAAGAAGGCAGACTGACGTACGAAGGAAACGGAACACCATGAGCGAGTTTGAACAGAACGGAACAGCAGCATCAAACGAGTACGGCGCTGGCAGCATCAAGGTCCTTGAAGGGCTTTCAGCAGTCCGTAAACGCCCGGCCATGTATATCGGCTCTACTGCCAGTGCAGGTCTGCACCACCTGGTGTATGAAATCGTTGATAACTCGATCGACGAGGCACTGGCCGGTCACTGCAACGATGTCTCGGTAACCATCAACACGGATGGGTCAATCACCGTGGTGGACAACGGGCGCGGTATTCCCACTGACATGCACCCCACAGAAGGCCGCTCTGCTGCAGAGGTGGTCCTGACGGTCCTGCATGCCGGCGGCAAGTTTGACAACGACTCCTACAAGGTCTCAGGCGGTCTGCACGGGGTTGGTGTCTCGGTGGTCAACGCACTTTCCAAGTGGCTTGACCTTGAGATCAGGCGGGATGGCAAGATCTGGCGCCAGACCTATCACCGTGGTGAACCGCAATCACCGCTGGAGGTAACCGGTACGACCCGTCGCCGTGGCACCAAGATCACCTTTATGCCGGATGAGGAGATCTTTGAAACCACGGAATACTCCTTTGATGTGCTCTCCCAGCGTCTGAGGGAACTGGCGTTCCTGAATGCCGGGGTGCGGATCAAGATCAATGATGAGCGTGCTGACGGAAAATCCCACGACTTTTTCTACGAAGGCGGGATCAATTCCTTTGTGGAATACCTGAACCGGGCCAAGACGCCGCTGCACCAGAAACCGATCTACTTCAAAGGGGAAAAAGGCGGTGTGGAGATGGAAGTCTCCATGCAGTACAACGATACCTATGATGAAAAGATCTTCAGCTTTGCCAATAACATCAACACCCATGAAGGCGGTACCCACCTGGCAGGTTTCAAGGCGGCCCTGACCCGCACCATGAACACCTATGCAGCCGGTAACAACCTGACCAAAAACGCCAAGGTGGCCATCTCAGGCGATGACCTGCGGGAAGGGATGACCTGCGTCATCTCGGTCAAGATCCCCCAGCCGCAGTTTGAAGGTCAGACCAAGACCAAGCTGGGTAACTCGGAAGTTAAAGGCTATGTTGAATCGCTCCTAAATGAAAAACTGGCGGTCTATCTGGAGGAAAATCCCCAGGTGGCCAAGCGGATCCTGGAAAAGTCCATTGAAGCAGCCCGTGCCCGTGAAGCGGCCCGCAAGGCCCGTGACCTGACCCGCCGCAAAGGGGCCCTTGATCTGGGTGGCCTGCCCGGCAAGCTGGCTGACTGCCAGGAAAAGGACCCGGCCCTCTGTGAACTGTATCTGGTCGAGGGTGATTCTGCAGGCGGTTCTGCCAAACAGGGACGTGACCGCCGCTTTCAGGCGATCCTGCCGCTGAAGGGCAAGATTCTCAACGTTGAAAAGGCCCGTTTTGACAAGATGCTCTCCTCCCAGGAGATCCGTACCCTGATCACCGCCATGGGTACCGGTATCGGCAAGGATGATTTTGACATTGCCAAGCTGCGCTACGGCCGGATCATTGTCATGACTGACGCCGACGTGGACGGTTCCCACATTCTGACCCTGCTGCTGACCTTCTTCTACCGCAACATGCAGGAGCTGATCGAACGTGGCCACCTCTACATTGCCCAGCCGCCACTCTACAAGGTCAAGCGGGGTAAAAAGGAACTGTACCTGCGTAACGAGGCAGCCCTGCAGACCTTCCTGCTGGAGGAAGGGGCTGAGGAACTGATCCTGAGCATGGAAAAAGGGGATCGCTCCTACATCGGCAAGCAGATCATTCCGGTGATACGTCAACTGATCGAGTGGCGGGCCCTGTTTGAAAAGGTGGTTAAAAAAGGTATTCCGGCAGACCTGCTTGATCTGCTGATCAGGGCCGGGGTACGGCCGGGAATCGAGGAAGTGGCTGGACTGGAGTCCTACCTGAACACCATGCAGGGGTTGATAGACGATTGTGATTACCAGTACCAGGCAGAGGATGAGCGGGTCACCTTCAGGATCGGCAATATGCGTTCGGTGATTGATAATCAGACGCTCGGGGTTCTTGCCAGCCATGAATATGAACTGCTGGTTGAATCAAACCGTAAGGTGGCAGAGCTGATGGCAGGCGGATTGGCCCGTCTGGAAGAAAACGGCAAGGGACTGCTTGAGACCAGCCGTCATGAAGAACTGCTGAGCTACTTCCTTGATTATGCCAAAAAGGGTCTGGCGATCCAGCGTTACAAAGGTCTGGGTGAAATGAACCCGGATCAGTTGTGGGAAACCACCATGAACCCGGAAAACCGGACGCTGTTGCAGGTCAAGATTGAGGACGTGGTTGAGGCGGATCAGATCTTTACGGTCTTGATGGGCGATCAGGTTGAGCCACGCAGAGAATTTATTGAGCTGAACGCCTTGAATGTCGTTAACCTCGATGTTTAAATCTGTATGTAGGTTTTCCCAATTAATGACTTTTTGGCCCCATAACTTAAAAAAATCCTACATACATTAGTATATTTTAACAAAAGCACCCAAGTGGGTGCTTTTGTTTTTGATTGGACATAAATTTAAAAATTGAATGCTCGCTATTCGACAGCAATTCCTTGTGACCCTTCTTAAAGCAGACTCCTAGTTTTAATCTCCCCGCAAATATTTCGCAATTTTGTCAATATCTGCGAGCCTATTCAGGCGACTTGCATCCTGTGATGTTTTATTTATATCACCGATTTTATTATGTTTTTTTTGTCAGCCTGCGATAAGGAAGGTACTATAAACAGAATAGCGGTCAGTTGAAAGGTAGATATGTTAATGACTACTAAAAACTGTCAACCAACTGGAAGAGCACGTAAGTTGTTAAAAGGTCGAATG includes these proteins:
- the dnaA gene encoding chromosomal replication initiator protein DnaA encodes the protein MHAVWKQTATNLEKVISPQNYTNWIQPIQFSHADNQSLYLLVPNQFFKEWLEDNYVDLINSALSVTADKNMLVTFLIQEKEADNLPLEVIEAPQQKESISLKELDQAKETAPLNPLNPRYTFDQFVSGAGNQFAHAAAMAVSHNPAITYNPLFIYGGVGLGKSHLLNAVGHKILSDNNSTKICYCSAEKFMHEMVNCIKLNKMDEFRERFRSIDVLLIDDIQFITGKERTQVEFFHTFNALYESHKQIVITSDKFPREMPNLEDRLRSRFEWGLIADIQPPDLETKIAILKKKADTNRIQLPDDVAYFLASSDTRNIRELEGMLIRLGAYSSLQHIPITLTMAQNNLKDILVNKRKEITVELIQKTVADHFGLKVADLKSEKRLKAFVLARQVAVWLCRDMTTASYPDIGARFGGKDHSTVIHATKKIDKLLVEDPKLSKIINELKESIQQ
- the dnaN gene encoding DNA polymerase III subunit beta, giving the protein MNFKIDRDTFLKALQKVQGIVEKRTSMPILSNILIEAQGDNLEIVATDLEVGLKGNYPAKVEKDGRITVGAKKLYEIVKELPNQEITFSTKENDWVEITCGKVRFNIVGLPSDEFPAVATVKDEQLLELEAALLRKMIEKTSYAICNDETKYNLNGIFTRVEQSEKGQCLKMVATDGHRLSIASAAFSGTANPELLKGVILPKKGIFEIKKITDEGDGLLQFGFVDSSAVIKKGDTTLVMRLVDGEFPDYTRVIPAANEQIVKAPREELIHAVRRMAILSSEKFKGIMLEIEGNAVKISSSNPELGDAMEELDVSYDGNPFSVRFNARYLLDVLMVCESQQVLMKFKNELSPSIVTPDSDDELLAVIMPMRL
- the recF gene encoding DNA replication/repair protein RecF (All proteins in this family for which functions are known are DNA-binding proteins that assist the filamentation of RecA onto DNA for the initiation of recombination or recombinational repair.), which produces MKQVWLEQYRNIQKACIQPARHLTVLYGRNGQGKTNFLESVYLLGNARPFRAAKVPDLINHGSRSAAVRGLVLAAGVESTIVLHVENSTRRVTIDDKAVHRAADLHGKLAVVVFSPDDTAMVKLGPETRRRYLDRSLYASDAAFLADYHNYYRILKQRNALLKTNQQEGLDLWTEQLATAGIRLMQHRRRYTDRLNQLLQQKYQQIAGEREKVAVAYQPDVTWAAEDNGAEVLLNLLTSQYEQDLRYKSTGRGPHRDDLLFSIGGRPLKGFGSQGQQRSFVLALKMAELDHLQETFGEMPLLLLDDIASELDRERMTNLLGYVRQREVQVLITTTDVTPFLPVLQQDSKLFRVEEGRLTYEGNGTP
- the gyrB gene encoding DNA topoisomerase (ATP-hydrolyzing) subunit B, with amino-acid sequence MSEFEQNGTAASNEYGAGSIKVLEGLSAVRKRPAMYIGSTASAGLHHLVYEIVDNSIDEALAGHCNDVSVTINTDGSITVVDNGRGIPTDMHPTEGRSAAEVVLTVLHAGGKFDNDSYKVSGGLHGVGVSVVNALSKWLDLEIRRDGKIWRQTYHRGEPQSPLEVTGTTRRRGTKITFMPDEEIFETTEYSFDVLSQRLRELAFLNAGVRIKINDERADGKSHDFFYEGGINSFVEYLNRAKTPLHQKPIYFKGEKGGVEMEVSMQYNDTYDEKIFSFANNINTHEGGTHLAGFKAALTRTMNTYAAGNNLTKNAKVAISGDDLREGMTCVISVKIPQPQFEGQTKTKLGNSEVKGYVESLLNEKLAVYLEENPQVAKRILEKSIEAARAREAARKARDLTRRKGALDLGGLPGKLADCQEKDPALCELYLVEGDSAGGSAKQGRDRRFQAILPLKGKILNVEKARFDKMLSSQEIRTLITAMGTGIGKDDFDIAKLRYGRIIVMTDADVDGSHILTLLLTFFYRNMQELIERGHLYIAQPPLYKVKRGKKELYLRNEAALQTFLLEEGAEELILSMEKGDRSYIGKQIIPVIRQLIEWRALFEKVVKKGIPADLLDLLIRAGVRPGIEEVAGLESYLNTMQGLIDDCDYQYQAEDERVTFRIGNMRSVIDNQTLGVLASHEYELLVESNRKVAELMAGGLARLEENGKGLLETSRHEELLSYFLDYAKKGLAIQRYKGLGEMNPDQLWETTMNPENRTLLQVKIEDVVEADQIFTVLMGDQVEPRREFIELNALNVVNLDV